The following proteins are co-located in the Ancylothrix sp. D3o genome:
- a CDS encoding calcium-binding protein, which yields MRILFTIAHFFNPSGGGRHASLAKDPRPRLLAFSGCMVALHQLYGRSQGLIDIGLRLAVPANQSQSHDIDIIVCTTQNYHLLDQLALPSHLYTHHRTTVEPMLLGFECQAVLRDNLGRYDYFCFLEDDLILHDPWFFVKLGWFSKQVGNLNLLQPNRYEVSPVGVMNKVYVDGDLLPRVTERFHNVQDQPQLMGKVMDMPVVFRRALNPHSGCYFLNAEQMQYWVDQPYFLDRDTSFIGPLESAATLGVMRTFRIYKPAPEQASFLEIQHFGTAFLGLLGGVVSLSPDVVVQKQKS from the coding sequence ATGCGTATTCTCTTTACGATTGCTCATTTTTTTAATCCTAGCGGTGGGGGCCGGCACGCTTCTCTGGCTAAAGACCCCCGGCCTCGTTTGTTGGCTTTTAGTGGTTGTATGGTGGCTTTGCATCAACTTTATGGCCGGTCTCAAGGTTTGATTGATATTGGTTTGCGTTTGGCTGTGCCGGCAAATCAGTCTCAATCTCACGATATTGATATTATCGTCTGTACCACGCAAAATTACCACTTGCTGGATCAGCTTGCTCTGCCTTCTCACTTATATACTCATCATCGCACAACTGTGGAACCGATGCTGTTGGGGTTTGAGTGTCAGGCGGTGTTGCGGGATAATTTGGGCCGGTATGATTATTTCTGTTTTTTGGAGGATGATTTAATTCTTCACGATCCTTGGTTTTTTGTGAAGTTGGGGTGGTTTAGCAAGCAGGTGGGTAATTTGAATTTGTTGCAGCCAAATCGTTATGAGGTGTCGCCGGTGGGGGTTATGAATAAGGTTTATGTTGATGGGGATTTGCTGCCGCGTGTGACGGAGCGTTTTCACAATGTGCAGGATCAACCGCAGTTGATGGGGAAGGTGATGGATATGCCGGTGGTGTTTCGTCGTGCGTTGAATCCTCATTCGGGTTGTTATTTTTTGAATGCTGAGCAGATGCAGTATTGGGTGGATCAGCCGTATTTTTTAGACCGGGATACGAGTTTTATTGGCCCGTTGGAAAGTGCGGCGACGTTGGGAGTTATGCGGACTTTTCGGATATACAAGCCGGCTCCTGAGCAAGCGAGTTTTCTGGAAATTCAGCATTTTGGGACGGCGTTTTTGGGTTTATTGGGGGGTGTGGTGAGTTTGTCGCCGGATGTGGTTGTTCAAAAGCAAAAGTCTTAA
- a CDS encoding peptidylprolyl isomerase — MAELFQIGNKIIQDHEIPALLIRYQLMPQLLRGIIIDQAIANITCSEEETQAALEKFFASQQISTPQARDAWLQSQNMTLEQIKELAVQPLRLEKFKTAAFNSKVETYFFSRKTHLDQVVYSLIRTQDPGLAQEIYFRIQEGEQTFPELAREYSQGPEARTGGLLGPVPLSQPHPAIAKLLSVSQPGQLWTPRPLAEWLVIIRLEKFIPARLDDSMRRQLIDELFENWIKEQTQQVKLRTAAVTAAT; from the coding sequence ATGGCAGAGCTTTTTCAAATCGGCAACAAAATCATCCAAGACCATGAAATTCCCGCCCTTCTCATCCGCTACCAACTCATGCCCCAACTATTGAGGGGCATCATCATCGACCAAGCCATCGCTAACATCACTTGTAGCGAAGAAGAAACCCAAGCAGCCCTTGAAAAATTCTTCGCCTCACAGCAAATTAGCACCCCCCAAGCAAGAGACGCATGGCTGCAAAGCCAAAACATGACCTTAGAGCAAATCAAAGAACTCGCCGTCCAACCCCTACGGCTCGAAAAATTCAAAACAGCCGCCTTTAACTCCAAAGTCGAAACCTACTTTTTCAGCCGCAAAACTCACTTAGATCAAGTAGTGTACTCACTCATCCGCACCCAAGACCCAGGACTCGCCCAAGAAATATACTTTCGCATCCAAGAAGGCGAACAAACCTTTCCCGAACTAGCCCGTGAATACTCCCAAGGCCCAGAAGCTAGAACCGGCGGACTACTTGGCCCCGTTCCCCTCTCCCAACCCCACCCAGCCATCGCCAAACTCCTCTCCGTCAGCCAACCTGGACAACTGTGGACACCCCGACCCCTAGCCGAATGGCTTGTTATTATCCGGCTTGAAAAATTCATCCCCGCACGCCTTGATGACTCAATGCGCCGGCAACTCATTGACGAACTCTTTGAAAACTGGATCAAAGAACAAACTCAACAAGTCAAACTGCGAACAGCCGCAGTCACCGCTGCCACCTAA
- a CDS encoding peptidase domain-containing ABC transporter gives MTQPITPTQIPAFLTQTAPFDQLGVDSLQAIASKCQLLRYRTGQPIFEREKLPTQIAIIYQGQARLLGYDQRMQTPVSIKLLGPGELIGAAGLVRGEPCETAIASTEVICICLAAADFLNYLETEPALESAFKNKPYQSEVFELISVELQRRADASINLKEVATKLSHEAIALNIKSPQLDLAKLDPNRLWLISSGTIGEYETASRLPLQGTPRTLPVPTKGGARLIGLPLNFQATPTPALTVLQPSEPDSLPLAPIQDTPRIVEYQIPEAPPRPPEPPRDAFTTPIKYPFIRGRGPLDAPLACFQMLSKHTGATFRKDIIRRVLEGQIKTKGQITLQTCGAITEMMGLRSQLVQIPSSYIGRLKAPAMVPWYDSFAIIYNITEKELVMAIPESGISRKKPAEFADVAGEATQVLLLTAPENELTKEKFGLKWFIPYVVKYRSILIQVLVASFFVQLFGLANPIITQVIIDKVLVQRSIETLDVLGIFLLGVGLLEALLTALRTYLFVDTTNRIDLSLGSEVINHLVRLPLNFFDNRRVGELAGRMNELERIRQFLTGTALTVVLDAVFSVVYIVVMFVYSWLLSIVALSTVPLFAALTLMVSPIIRGQLRQRAERYADAESYLVEVLNGIQTVKAQNIEMLSRWKWLERYARYVSAGFQSVLTSSNAGSISGFLQKLSGLLILWVGAHLVIQNQLSLGQLIAFRIIAGYVTSPLLRLVQLWQNFQETALSIERLSDILDAPLEVTEENRTNIPIPEIEGGVKFENISFRFKEAGALQLVNINLEFTPGEFVGIVGQSGSGKSTLMKLLQRLYEPLSGRIQVDSYDIAKVELYSLRRQIGMVLQDTLLFNGTVQENIALNNPEASTEEIIEAAKIAVAHDFIMSLPNGYNSIVGERGSSLSGGQRQRIALARTILQNPKLLILDEATSALDYNTERQVCDNLQKAFRDRTVFFITHRLNTVRDADVILMMDQGSVVEQGKHDELMALKGRYYALYQQQESQL, from the coding sequence ATGACGCAACCGATCACCCCCACTCAAATCCCCGCATTTTTAACGCAAACCGCGCCCTTTGACCAACTGGGAGTAGACAGCCTCCAAGCAATTGCCAGCAAATGTCAACTCTTGCGTTACCGCACAGGCCAGCCAATCTTTGAGCGAGAAAAACTCCCCACCCAAATCGCCATTATTTATCAAGGACAAGCCCGACTCTTAGGCTATGACCAACGGATGCAAACCCCCGTCAGCATCAAACTCCTCGGCCCTGGGGAACTGATCGGAGCCGCCGGCCTTGTGCGGGGCGAACCCTGTGAAACCGCCATTGCCTCCACCGAAGTCATTTGTATTTGCCTCGCAGCCGCCGACTTCTTAAACTATCTCGAAACCGAACCAGCCCTAGAAAGCGCCTTCAAAAACAAACCCTACCAAAGCGAAGTTTTTGAACTGATCAGCGTCGAACTGCAACGACGAGCCGACGCAAGCATCAACCTCAAAGAAGTCGCCACCAAACTATCCCACGAAGCAATCGCCCTCAACATAAAGTCTCCTCAACTCGACCTCGCCAAACTCGACCCAAACCGCCTCTGGCTGATCAGTAGCGGCACCATCGGCGAATATGAAACCGCAAGCCGCCTCCCCCTCCAAGGCACCCCACGCACCTTACCCGTCCCAACGAAAGGGGGAGCCAGACTGATCGGATTGCCCCTCAACTTCCAAGCCACCCCAACCCCTGCTTTAACCGTCCTCCAACCCAGCGAACCCGACAGCCTCCCCCTAGCCCCCATCCAAGACACGCCCCGGATCGTCGAGTACCAAATCCCAGAAGCGCCTCCCCGACCGCCGGAACCCCCGCGTGATGCCTTCACGACTCCGATCAAATACCCCTTTATACGCGGACGCGGGCCCCTTGACGCACCCCTGGCCTGCTTTCAAATGCTCAGCAAACACACCGGCGCCACTTTCCGCAAAGACATCATCCGCCGCGTCCTCGAAGGCCAAATCAAAACCAAAGGCCAAATCACCCTGCAAACCTGCGGCGCCATCACCGAAATGATGGGACTGCGATCCCAACTCGTTCAAATACCCTCTAGCTATATCGGCAGACTCAAAGCCCCGGCAATGGTGCCCTGGTACGACAGCTTTGCCATCATCTACAACATCACCGAAAAAGAACTGGTGATGGCTATCCCCGAAAGCGGAATTTCTCGCAAAAAACCCGCCGAGTTTGCCGATGTTGCCGGCGAAGCCACCCAAGTTTTGCTTTTAACAGCCCCAGAAAATGAACTCACCAAAGAAAAATTTGGCCTCAAGTGGTTCATCCCCTACGTCGTCAAATATCGCAGCATCCTCATCCAAGTCTTAGTTGCTTCGTTTTTTGTTCAGCTATTTGGCCTCGCCAACCCGATCATCACTCAGGTGATTATCGATAAAGTTTTGGTGCAACGCAGCATCGAAACTCTCGACGTTTTGGGCATCTTCTTATTGGGTGTGGGCCTTCTCGAAGCTCTCCTGACTGCTCTGCGTACCTACCTCTTTGTAGACACTACTAACCGTATTGACCTGAGTTTAGGCAGCGAAGTCATTAACCACCTCGTCCGCTTGCCTCTGAACTTTTTTGATAACCGCCGCGTTGGCGAACTGGCCGGTCGGATGAACGAACTTGAACGCATCCGTCAATTCCTCACCGGCACCGCCCTCACCGTTGTGCTTGATGCCGTCTTTTCTGTGGTTTACATCGTTGTGATGTTCGTGTACAGTTGGCTGCTGTCTATAGTTGCTCTCTCCACTGTGCCTCTGTTTGCTGCCCTCACCCTCATGGTTTCTCCCATTATCCGAGGTCAACTCAGACAACGGGCCGAACGTTACGCCGATGCTGAATCTTATCTGGTGGAAGTTCTCAACGGTATTCAAACTGTCAAAGCCCAAAATATTGAAATGCTCTCGCGCTGGAAATGGCTGGAACGCTACGCGAGATATGTGAGTGCCGGTTTTCAATCGGTTCTGACTTCCAGCAATGCCGGTAGTATTAGCGGTTTCTTACAAAAACTCTCTGGTTTACTTATTCTCTGGGTTGGCGCTCACTTGGTTATCCAAAATCAACTTAGTCTTGGTCAACTTATTGCTTTCCGCATTATTGCCGGTTATGTCACCAGCCCGCTTTTGCGCTTGGTTCAACTTTGGCAAAACTTCCAAGAAACTGCTCTTTCTATTGAACGACTCAGCGATATTCTCGATGCTCCTCTGGAAGTCACAGAAGAAAATCGCACCAATATTCCTATCCCGGAAATTGAAGGGGGCGTTAAATTTGAAAACATTTCTTTCCGTTTTAAAGAAGCCGGGGCTTTGCAATTGGTGAATATTAACCTCGAGTTCACTCCGGGTGAATTTGTGGGTATTGTTGGGCAAAGCGGTTCGGGAAAAAGTACGTTGATGAAACTGCTTCAGCGCCTTTATGAACCTCTTTCGGGGCGTATTCAAGTTGATAGCTATGATATTGCTAAAGTAGAGTTATATTCTCTGCGCCGGCAAATTGGGATGGTCTTACAAGACACTTTGCTTTTTAATGGTACGGTTCAAGAAAATATCGCTCTCAACAACCCAGAAGCCTCGACGGAAGAAATTATTGAGGCGGCAAAAATTGCGGTGGCTCACGATTTTATTATGTCTTTGCCCAATGGTTATAACTCTATTGTGGGAGAGCGGGGTTCTTCTTTATCGGGTGGTCAGCGTCAGCGTATTGCCCTGGCGAGGACGATTTTACAAAATCCCAAATTGTTGATTCTGGATGAAGCGACGAGTGCGCTAGATTACAACACAGAGCGTCAGGTGTGCGATAACTTGCAGAAAGCTTTTAGAGATCGGACGGTGTTTTTTATTACTCACCGGCTGAATACGGTCAGAGATGCTGATGTGATTTTAATGATGGATCAGGGTTCGGTGGTTGAACAAGGTAAGCATGATGAATTGATGGCACTTAAAGGCCGTTATTACGCTCTTTATCAACAACAGGAATCACAATTGTAA
- a CDS encoding HlyD family secretion protein encodes MKSDSFNSNSFSDSVYDQPVILEKPAYWTQIFVWAIVSVTGFGLLWATFAQIEQAVPAAGKLEPQQAPQDVRPAAGGVVREVLVKEGELVKRGEVLLTLDPTSSQADVESLRNVKESLLKENQFYDKAVNGETLAAANTDLETLTRERLSLVGDNDVYQALLNEFDLGTGGGGGGFSATQQALFLANRREYLAIQEQEQAQIRNLNEKLNEIDGQLAAGVERLIRSREQMPRAQNRLSSAQAQLAKAQDKLVTDQQVLTINEEILGQINPLVDEGALSKLQQQRQQQEVLTKQGSVISATAELDTLRGEIEARQREILQTQDEVTARQAEVDRLRSQQDQVRAEIDVARKDADSKRASWMRNMRDKLQTNKQRIAQVDSQIGQKKQENSKQISQIEGQLTKAQQALQYQEVKAPVDGFVFDLKASPGFVAREVDQNPMMKLIPQDSLIAKVYINNKDITLVQPGMDVEINVEAYPSMQFGTIKGKLKSIGSDALSPVPNERPFYAFPAEVELPVQAFELNGKEYPIQSGMAIQGTIKIGKRTVMEMFLDSMSRKVKTLETVK; translated from the coding sequence ATGAAAAGCGATTCTTTTAATTCAAATTCCTTTTCTGATTCAGTTTACGACCAGCCGGTAATTTTAGAGAAACCGGCTTATTGGACACAAATTTTTGTCTGGGCAATTGTCAGTGTCACGGGATTTGGTTTACTTTGGGCTACATTTGCCCAAATTGAGCAAGCTGTGCCGGCTGCCGGCAAACTGGAACCGCAACAAGCTCCGCAAGATGTGCGTCCCGCCGCCGGCGGTGTGGTGCGAGAAGTTTTGGTCAAGGAAGGGGAACTGGTCAAACGAGGTGAGGTTTTGCTGACTCTTGACCCCACTTCTTCTCAAGCTGATGTGGAGTCTTTACGAAATGTAAAAGAATCTCTCTTGAAAGAAAACCAATTTTATGATAAGGCGGTCAATGGGGAAACTCTGGCCGCTGCGAATACAGATTTGGAAACGCTGACGCGGGAAAGATTGTCGTTAGTGGGGGATAATGACGTTTATCAAGCGCTTTTAAATGAGTTTGATTTGGGGACTGGCGGCGGCGGTGGTGGTTTTAGTGCCACGCAACAGGCGCTTTTTTTGGCAAACCGGCGCGAATATTTGGCTATTCAAGAGCAAGAGCAAGCGCAAATTCGCAATCTTAATGAAAAGCTGAATGAAATTGATGGCCAGTTGGCTGCCGGTGTGGAACGTTTGATTCGTTCGCGCGAACAAATGCCAAGGGCTCAAAATCGGCTTTCTTCGGCACAGGCGCAGTTAGCGAAAGCCCAAGATAAGCTGGTAACTGATCAACAAGTGCTTACTATTAACGAGGAAATTTTAGGGCAAATTAATCCTTTGGTGGATGAAGGGGCTCTGTCAAAATTGCAACAACAGCGTCAACAACAAGAAGTTTTGACTAAGCAAGGAAGTGTGATTTCTGCAACAGCAGAATTAGATACCTTGCGGGGAGAAATTGAAGCCAGACAGCGGGAAATTTTACAAACTCAAGATGAGGTTACGGCGCGTCAAGCTGAAGTAGATCGCTTGCGTTCCCAACAAGATCAAGTGAGAGCAGAAATTGATGTGGCTCGCAAAGATGCAGACAGTAAACGAGCATCTTGGATGAGAAATATGCGAGATAAACTGCAAACTAATAAGCAAAGAATTGCTCAAGTTGATTCGCAAATTGGTCAAAAGAAACAAGAGAATTCTAAGCAAATTTCTCAAATTGAAGGACAGTTAACTAAAGCCCAACAAGCGCTGCAATATCAAGAAGTGAAAGCGCCGGTGGATGGGTTTGTGTTTGATTTAAAAGCTTCACCAGGTTTTGTGGCGCGGGAAGTTGACCAAAACCCGATGATGAAATTGATTCCCCAAGATAGCCTAATTGCTAAGGTTTATATCAATAACAAAGATATTACTTTGGTGCAGCCAGGGATGGATGTTGAAATTAATGTGGAGGCGTATCCGTCGATGCAGTTTGGGACAATTAAGGGGAAATTAAAATCAATTGGTTCGGATGCTTTGTCACCTGTTCCTAACGAACGTCCTTTTTATGCGTTTCCTGCGGAGGTAGAGTTGCCGGTGCAGGCGTTTGAATTAAATGGAAAGGAATATCCTATTCAGTCGGGGATGGCGATTCAAGGTACTATTAAAATTGGCAAACGCACGGTTATGGAGATGTTTTTGGATAGCATGAGCCGCAAAGTTAAAACTTTGGAAACGGTTAAATAG
- the rfbC gene encoding dTDP-4-dehydrorhamnose 3,5-epimerase codes for MNIIQTEIPEVLIIEPKVFADPRGFFLESFNRRIFAEKTGLDCDFVQDNHSRSSKNILRGLHYQIQQPQGKLVRVVVGEIFDIAVDIRKNSPTFGKWVGYYLSAENHRQLWIPAGFAHGFLAVSEIAEVLYKTTEYYAPQYDRCILWNDPDIGINWPLNGETPILSAKDQAGIPLKNAETFP; via the coding sequence ATGAATATAATTCAAACAGAGATTCCCGAAGTTTTAATTATTGAGCCGAAGGTTTTTGCAGATCCGCGAGGCTTTTTTTTGGAAAGCTTTAACCGGCGAATTTTTGCAGAAAAAACCGGCCTTGATTGTGATTTTGTTCAAGATAACCACTCGCGTTCCTCTAAAAACATTTTGCGGGGACTGCATTATCAAATTCAACAACCCCAAGGTAAATTAGTCCGGGTAGTAGTGGGAGAAATTTTTGATATCGCTGTCGATATCCGCAAAAATTCTCCCACTTTTGGTAAATGGGTAGGGTATTATTTGAGTGCAGAAAACCATCGTCAATTGTGGATACCGGCAGGATTTGCACATGGATTTTTAGCCGTCTCCGAAATTGCCGAAGTCCTATATAAAACAACCGAATATTATGCCCCACAATATGACCGTTGTATTCTTTGGAATGACCCCGATATTGGCATTAATTGGCCCTTAAATGGCGAAACGCCAATATTATCAGCAAAAGATCAAGCCGGCATCCCCTTAAAAAACGCCGAAACCTTCCCCTAA
- the rfbD gene encoding dTDP-4-dehydrorhamnose reductase, which yields MKILITGTNGQLGQELHHHLSEKTYNITGLSRDKLDLANPDNIRQVLQEIKPDVIINAGAYTAVDKAESEPELADAINGKAAGILAEEAKKINSRLIHVSTDYVFDGTASQPYLETDETNPLGVYGKSKLAGEKAIEEVGGEYLILRTAWVYGVGGKGNFVKTMLRLGGDREEIRVVCDQIGSPTWTGDLAEAIGRLIELKWDSGIYHYTNSGVASWYDFAVAIFEEAKQRNFPLKVARVVPITTSEYPTPARRPAFSVLSSKKISAVLGSHPPHWRQSLRKMLEKNQ from the coding sequence GTGAAAATCCTCATCACAGGGACAAACGGCCAACTAGGCCAAGAATTGCATCACCATCTCAGCGAAAAAACCTATAACATCACCGGCCTAAGTCGTGACAAACTAGACTTAGCAAACCCTGATAACATTCGCCAAGTTTTGCAAGAAATTAAACCTGATGTTATTATCAATGCCGGTGCTTATACAGCAGTGGACAAAGCAGAAAGCGAACCCGAACTTGCTGATGCTATTAACGGAAAAGCAGCCGGTATTTTAGCAGAAGAAGCCAAAAAAATCAATTCGCGTTTGATTCATGTTTCGACAGATTATGTATTTGATGGTACGGCAAGTCAGCCATATTTAGAAACCGATGAAACCAACCCTTTGGGAGTTTATGGCAAGTCTAAATTAGCAGGCGAAAAAGCTATTGAGGAGGTTGGCGGAGAGTATCTAATTTTGCGAACTGCATGGGTTTATGGGGTAGGTGGAAAAGGCAATTTTGTCAAAACTATGTTGCGTTTAGGAGGCGACAGAGAAGAAATTCGGGTGGTTTGCGATCAAATTGGTAGTCCAACTTGGACAGGTGATTTAGCGGAGGCGATTGGCAGGTTAATTGAGTTAAAATGGGACTCAGGAATTTATCATTACACGAATAGCGGTGTCGCCAGTTGGTATGATTTTGCGGTGGCGATTTTTGAAGAGGCAAAACAACGGAATTTTCCTTTAAAAGTTGCAAGAGTCGTTCCTATTACGACATCAGAATATCCCACACCGGCCCGCCGGCCTGCTTTTTCTGTTTTATCTTCTAAAAAAATCTCGGCTGTTTTGGGATCTCACCCTCCACACTGGCGACAATCTCTCAGAAAAATGTTAGAAAAAAACCAGTAG
- a CDS encoding glucose-1-phosphate thymidylyltransferase produces MKALILSGGKGTRLRPLTYTGAKQLVPVANKPILWYGLEDIIGAGITEIGIIISPETGEEVKAKTGNGEKFGVNITYILQEKPAGLAHAVKVAQPFLGDDSFIMYLGDNIIQSELQTFLETFKKQDLDALIMLRKVSNPSAFGVAKVDENGQVLQLIEKPKNPPSNLALVGIYFFSKTIHEAIDNIQPSARGELEITDAIQKLLDWEKPVKACTLEGWWLDTGKKDDLLEANRIILDTQLSPSVKGEVDEKSQIIGRVQIGTGTKVVNSSIRGPVIIGENCYLENCFIGPYTSIADEVTLIEGDLEHSVVLKGAKISGIHQRIVDSVIGQRAQLGVANMRPKALRFMIGDDCQVELS; encoded by the coding sequence ATGAAAGCTTTAATTCTTTCTGGCGGAAAAGGAACAAGGTTACGTCCTCTAACGTACACCGGCGCAAAACAACTGGTGCCGGTTGCAAATAAACCGATTTTGTGGTATGGACTCGAAGATATTATCGGGGCCGGTATTACGGAAATTGGCATCATTATTAGTCCAGAAACTGGCGAAGAAGTGAAGGCCAAAACCGGCAATGGCGAAAAATTTGGCGTCAACATCACTTATATTTTGCAAGAAAAACCTGCCGGTTTGGCCCACGCGGTGAAAGTTGCCCAACCATTTTTAGGCGATGATTCGTTTATTATGTATTTGGGTGATAACATCATTCAAAGTGAATTGCAAACTTTTTTGGAAACCTTTAAAAAGCAAGATTTAGATGCCTTGATTATGTTGCGGAAGGTTTCTAACCCCAGTGCTTTTGGGGTTGCGAAAGTAGATGAAAATGGGCAAGTTTTACAACTAATAGAAAAACCCAAAAATCCGCCTTCTAACTTAGCTTTGGTGGGTATTTATTTCTTTTCTAAAACGATACACGAAGCCATCGATAACATTCAACCCTCGGCGCGGGGAGAATTGGAAATTACGGATGCGATTCAAAAACTGCTAGATTGGGAAAAACCTGTTAAAGCTTGCACTCTGGAAGGATGGTGGTTGGATACCGGCAAAAAAGACGACCTCCTCGAAGCCAACCGGATTATTTTAGACACACAACTTTCGCCATCTGTCAAGGGAGAAGTGGACGAAAAAAGCCAAATTATCGGACGAGTTCAAATTGGCACCGGCACAAAAGTTGTTAATAGTTCCATTCGCGGGCCGGTGATTATTGGGGAGAATTGTTACTTAGAAAATTGCTTTATTGGCCCCTATACTAGCATCGCTGATGAAGTAACTTTAATTGAAGGAGATTTAGAACACAGCGTTGTTTTAAAAGGCGCTAAAATTTCCGGTATCCATCAGCGGATCGTTGATAGCGTCATCGGACAACGTGCACAGTTAGGGGTTGCGAATATGCGCCCGAAAGCTTTAAGATTTATGATTGGCGATGACTGTCAAGTAGAACTTTCATAA
- a CDS encoding glycosyltransferase: MGLKVLPLCSLIIVHYNGINRLKTCLTSLEKLNYSNLEIILIDNVSTDNSVEFMREFFPEVHTVVNTENNFAKALNLGISLAKGDYIGFLNNDVVVDTEWLDLLVKRLDASPEFGAAGGKILLKDGKINSVGVQELPDFYWQDLGFGEKDTGQYEEEREAKGLCWAAVLFRRECLQDVGPVDEEFVMYFEDVEYCKRCLKKGWKLLYFPQAIVDHEFGASSRGNKLTEYFCNRNRFLYLAKHEPYFLGQAINTSVFFISKQYHLLLEALFFAIKKLREHHSQQVVDQVLPNLYEKMTVLYEKQTVDRLFSRLDVISKKRKLSIGIYDHGLHFIGGGQKYIATLAEILQDQFDITFIANKQVSLADLQNWYGLDLSACKIKIIPLPYYEKRGMQSIDSSLVNEESENPFDRVSKESQNYDVFINANQLEKVKPFSPISIFICHFPNAFRGRYFAVDDYTFILSNSRFSAKWLQKRWELEPAFLLYPPVEMESEKTEKENIILSVAQFEAGGTKKQLEMIQAFRHLKKQYPEIMQNWKLVLAGGSLPNNSYLKNVQNQIKQDNNSIEIKLNCSREKLKIIYSKASIFWHLCGLEEINPQRCEHFGMATVEAMQNYCVPVVANAGGHQETIENKTSGFLINNLDELCQYTHQLITNPQLFQILQTAAFQSSQNFTKTQFQRKVKQFFDIIQQEYKNPPLPNPSQISYNP; encoded by the coding sequence ATGGGTTTGAAGGTTTTACCTCTATGTTCATTGATTATTGTTCATTATAACGGCATAAATCGTCTTAAAACTTGCCTTACTTCCTTGGAAAAACTCAACTATTCAAACCTAGAAATCATCTTAATTGATAACGTTTCAACAGATAATTCTGTGGAGTTTATGCGGGAATTTTTCCCCGAAGTTCATACTGTCGTTAATACAGAAAATAATTTTGCTAAGGCTTTAAATTTAGGCATAAGTTTGGCTAAAGGCGATTATATTGGCTTTTTAAATAACGATGTGGTGGTAGATACAGAGTGGTTAGATTTGCTTGTAAAACGTTTAGACGCAAGCCCAGAATTTGGGGCTGCTGGTGGTAAGATTTTATTAAAAGATGGCAAAATTAACAGCGTAGGTGTTCAAGAATTACCTGATTTTTATTGGCAAGATTTAGGCTTTGGCGAAAAAGACACCGGCCAATATGAAGAAGAAAGGGAAGCGAAAGGTTTATGTTGGGCCGCAGTTTTATTCCGCCGTGAATGTTTGCAAGATGTTGGGCCGGTGGATGAAGAATTTGTGATGTATTTTGAAGATGTAGAATATTGTAAACGCTGCCTAAAAAAAGGGTGGAAGTTGCTTTATTTCCCGCAAGCAATTGTTGATCACGAATTTGGCGCATCAAGTCGGGGCAATAAATTAACCGAGTATTTTTGTAACCGCAATCGCTTTTTATATCTAGCCAAACATGAACCTTATTTTTTAGGCCAAGCGATTAATACCTCTGTGTTTTTTATCTCCAAGCAGTATCATTTGTTGCTGGAAGCTTTGTTTTTTGCGATCAAGAAATTGCGGGAACATCACTCCCAGCAAGTTGTTGATCAAGTCTTACCAAATTTGTATGAAAAAATGACCGTTCTCTACGAAAAGCAGACAGTTGACCGGCTTTTCTCTCGCCTAGATGTAATCTCAAAAAAACGTAAACTCTCGATTGGAATTTATGATCATGGTTTACATTTTATTGGCGGCGGACAAAAATATATAGCGACTCTTGCAGAAATTTTGCAAGATCAATTTGATATTACTTTTATTGCCAATAAGCAGGTTAGTTTAGCCGATCTACAAAATTGGTATGGCTTAGACCTTTCGGCTTGTAAAATCAAAATAATCCCCCTTCCTTACTACGAAAAACGAGGGATGCAGTCTATAGATAGCAGTCTTGTTAACGAAGAAAGCGAAAACCCTTTTGATAGAGTTTCCAAAGAAAGCCAAAATTATGATGTTTTTATCAACGCTAACCAATTAGAAAAAGTTAAACCTTTTTCTCCCATTTCCATCTTTATATGTCACTTCCCGAATGCCTTTCGCGGTCGTTATTTTGCGGTGGATGACTACACTTTTATTCTCAGTAATAGCCGCTTTTCTGCTAAATGGCTGCAAAAACGCTGGGAACTTGAACCGGCTTTTTTGCTTTATCCTCCCGTCGAAATGGAAAGCGAAAAAACCGAAAAAGAAAACATTATTCTATCCGTTGCCCAATTTGAGGCCGGTGGGACAAAAAAACAACTGGAAATGATCCAAGCTTTCCGCCATCTCAAAAAACAATATCCCGAAATTATGCAAAACTGGAAATTAGTTTTAGCCGGTGGAAGTCTCCCCAATAACTCTTATTTAAAAAATGTCCAAAATCAAATCAAACAAGATAACAACTCCATCGAAATTAAATTAAACTGTTCCAGAGAAAAACTGAAAATTATTTACAGCAAAGCCAGCATTTTTTGGCATCTTTGCGGTTTAGAAGAAATCAACCCCCAGCGATGCGAACATTTTGGCATGGCGACAGTGGAAGCTATGCAAAATTATTGTGTTCCTGTTGTTGCTAATGCCGGTGGACATCAAGAAACAATCGAAAACAAAACATCAGGATTTTTAATTAATAACCTCGATGAACTCTGCCAATACACCCATCAACTCATCACCAACCCCCAACTTTTTCAAATTCTCCAAACTGCTGCTTTCCAAAGCAGCCAAAATTTTACAAAAACTCAATTTCAGCGAAAAGTTAAACAGTTTTTTGATATAATCCAGCAAGAATACAAAAACCCACCCCTTCCCAACCCCAGCCAAATATCCTACAATCCCTAA